A single window of Lutzomyia longipalpis isolate SR_M1_2022 chromosome 1, ASM2433408v1 DNA harbors:
- the LOC129796873 gene encoding uncharacterized protein LOC129796873: MWKLSFVGFVLFLSSGITRGAVVEKVAETANKQPTLMAQKVPMPITRPQEVNEISSKTRVESISPAAIQTLQNCTNRMDTYCYDCRSIVMCALAETPVYQGVCPPETPFCDSQYNRCAITLGDPIMDLLCQEGAQLCTSRGYFPDVYDSRIYHYCAHQGDVMPVTYRCPADYIYDSYSQGCKRIIPYDCSRKDNKFVTHTLYPGYYAFCRVMGGTHEIIPYKCRDELNFAFNTKTNACEYQCKDEGRFVDRESCDHYYECYRSEGGYTYQRIKCGEAYHTYDKQLQKCVPYYAQCEPEVGWD, from the exons ATGTGGAAGCTAAGTTTTGTGGGTTTTGTGCTCTTCTTATCGAGTGGAATTACCAGAGGTGCTGTTGTGGAAAAGGTTGCAGAAACTGCAAATAAACAACCGACGTTAATGGCACAAAAAGTACCAATGCCCATTACCAGGCCACAGGAAGTCAATGAAATTTCGAGCAAGACAAGAGTAGAATCAATCTCACCAGCTGCTATCCAGACATTGCAGAATTGTACGAATCGCATGGATACCTATTGCTACGACTGCCGCAGTATTgtg ATGTGCGCCCTTGCTGAAACTCCCGTCTACCAGGGTGTATGCCCACCTGAGACACCTTTTTGTGACTCGCAGTACAATCGATGTGCAATAACTTTGGGGGATCCCATTATGGATCTTTTGTGCCAAGAAGGGGCTCAACTATGTACAAGTCGTGGGTACTTTCCCGACGTGTACGATAGTCGGATTTATCATTACTGCGCTCACCAAGGGGACGTAATGCCAGTAACTTACAGATGCCCTGCAGATTACATCTACGACAGCTACAGCCAAGGTTGCAAACGCATCATCCCATACGATTGCTCTCGGAAGGATAATAAATTCGTCACACATACACTATATCCAGGATACTATGCTTTCTGCAGAGTAATGGGTGGTACCCATGAAATCATCCCCTATAAGTGTCGAGATGAACTGAACTTTGCTTTCAATACGAAAACCAATGCATGTGAGTATCAATGCAAAGATGAAGGACGTTTTGTAGATCGCGAAAGCTGTGACCATTACTACGAGTGCTACAGAAGCGAAGGTGGCTACACCTATCAACGAATTAAGTGCGGAGAGGCCTATCACACCTACGATAAACAGCTACAGAAATGTGTCCCCTACTATGCTCAATGTGAACCTGAAGTTGGATgggattga
- the LOC129796860 gene encoding uncharacterized protein LOC129796860 — translation MFFIGFLLLFVAVDATNEATPLEAQHASPNQPQIISKANIPINPAVIETFQNCSGRWDSYCYDCRTIVICAGEEQPIFQGTCPSSEPYCDYVGHSSTQRCVASMQDTYMEQMCNNQPDMITQRCTGYGYYPDVNDARKYYYCQGPGTSYPDVYTCPEDTVFDTKLHNCKRIIPFHCNGKQNEFVLHATNPAYYAYCRVNGASSEIIPYKCRDDQNFAYNLRTNACEYQCKEEGHFVDRESCQHYYECYRTGNSLSYRRVRCAMMGMEYFSKEQGRCVADNGYSCYPEVGYM, via the exons ATGTTCTTCATAGGTTTTCTGCTTTTG TTTGTTGCAGTAGATGCAACAAATGAGGCTACACCGTTAGAAGCGCAACATGCATCTCCAAATCAGCCCCAAATTATCTCAAAGGCAAACATTCCAATAAATCCAGCAGTTATTGAAACATTCCAAAACTGCTCAGGACGTTGGGATTCTTACTGCTATGACTGTCGTACAATTGTT aTTTGTGCAGGTGAAGAGCAACCAATTTTCCAAGGTACATGCCCATCTTCAGAGCCATATTGTGACTATGTTGGTCATAGTTCCACTCAAAGGTGTGTGGCCAGTATGCAGGATACATACATGGAACAAATGTGCAACAATCAACCAGACATGATAACACAAAGATGCACCGGTTATGGATACTATCCAGATGTCAATGATGCAAGGAAGTATTACTACTGTCAAGGCCCAGGAACATCTTATCCAGATGTGTACACATGTCCTGAAGACACAGTGTTTGATACAAAACTTCACAACTGCAAACGTATCATTCCATTTCATTGTAATGggaaacaaaatgaatttgtatTACATGCAACAAATCCAGCTTATTACGCTTATTGCCGAGTAAACGGAGCTTCTTCGGAGATTATTCCCTACAAATGTCGAGATGATCAGAACTTTGCCTACAATCTTAGGACGAATGCATGTGAGTACCAATGCAAAGAAGAGGGTCATTTTGTTGATAGAGAAAGTTGCCAACACTACTACGAATGCTACAGAACTGGAAATTCTCTTTCGTATCGACGTGTAAGATGTGCCATGATGGgcatggaatatttttcaaaagaacaaGGAAGGTGTGTAGCGGATAATGGATATTCATGTTACCCAGAAGTTGGATATATGTAA